In Labrus mixtus chromosome 11, fLabMix1.1, whole genome shotgun sequence, a single window of DNA contains:
- the LOC132983903 gene encoding protein PALS2-like isoform X1 yields MLNMTVANAKSGTAMQQVLDNLKDLPPGTGAKDIDLIFLRGIMESPIVRSLAKAHERLEEVKLQAVRDDNIQLVTEILDSLNDLPQKDAASAELAKILQEPHFKSLIEAHDKVAAKCFEMPHTAVNSDAMLKSSLMPADAVRMIGIQKKAGEPLGVTFRVEQGEMVIARILHGSSIDRQGMLHTGDIIREVNGREVGSNPNELQELLRDCSGSVTLKVLPSYRDTPAPPRIYLKPHFNYNPATDNLIPCKDAGLAFSKGEILHVVNKEDPNWWQACKVVGGATGLIPSQFLEEKRKAFVRRDLDTSDTGMLCGTRTAKKKKKKMMYLTSKNAEFDRYELQIYEEVAKMPPFQRKTLILIGAQGVGRRSLKNRLIVLIPLRYGTTVPFTSRPPREEERDGQNYCFVKREVMENDIKESRYLEHGEYDGNLYGTKIDSIHEVVESGRTCILDVNPQALKLLKTAEFMPFVVFIAAPELDTLRAMHKAVIDAGLSTKLLTENDLKKTVDESARIRRAYSHYFDLTIVNDNLDKAFDTLQEEVERLFVEPQWVPVSWVY; encoded by the exons ATGTTAAACATGACTGTGGCCAACGCAAAGTCTGGCACAG CCATGCAGCAAGTACTTGACAACCTGAAGGACTTGCCACCAGGCACAGGAGCAAAAGATATTGACCTCATCTTCCTCAGAGGCATCATGGAGAGCCCTATCGTCCGCTCCCTCGCCAAG gCCCATGAGCGTCTTGAAGAAGTGAAGTTGCAGGCTGTGCGGGATGACAACATTCAGCTAGTCACAGAAATCCTGGATTCCCTCAATGACCTGCCTCAAAAGGATGCTGCCTCTGCAGAGCTTGCCAAAATCCTCCAGGAGCCTCACTTTAAG tcTTTGATAGAAGCTCATGACAAAGTGGCAGCAAAGTGCTTTGAAATGCCCCACACTGCGGTCAACAGTGATGCCATGTTGAAGAGTTCTCTCATGCCAGCTGATGCTGTCAGGATGATTGGCATCCAGAAGAAAGCTGGGGAACCTCTG GGGGTGACGTTCCGTGTGGAGCAGGGAGAGATGGTGATTGCACGGATCCTGCACGGCAGCTCAATTGACAGGCAGGGCATGCTGCACACAGGGGACATAATCCGCGAGGTGAATGGTCGGGAGGTCGGTAGCAACCCCAATGAACTCCAGGAACTGCTGAGGGACTGCAGCGGGAGCGTCACACTCAAGGTCCTGCCAAGCTATAGGGACACACCGGCACCTCCACGG ATTTATCTGAAGCCGCACTTCAACTATAATCCAGCCACAGACAACTTGATCCCCTGTAAAGACGCAGGCCTGGCCTTTTCCAAGGGAGAAATCCTTCATGTGGTCAACAAGGAGGACCCCAACTGGTGGCAG GCATGCAAAGTTGTTGGTGGAGCCACAGGTCTCATCCCCAGCCAGTTcttggaggagaagaggaaagctTTTGTTAGAAGAGACTTGGATACTTCTGATACAG ggATGCTCTGTGGAACTCGAACTgcgaagaaaaagaagaaaaaaatgatgtacCTCACTTCCAAGAATGCAG AATTTGACCGTTATGAGCTGCAGATCTATGAGGAGGTAGCTAAGATGCCGCCTTTTCAGAGGAAAACGCTGATTCTGATTGGAGCTCAGGGAGTTGGGAGGCGAAGCCTGAAGAACAGACTCATTGTCTTGATCCCTCTGCGATACGGAACCACTGTaccct TCACGTCACGCCCTCcaagggaagaggagagagacggaCAGAACTACTGCTTTGTGAAGCGGGAAGTGATGGAGAATGACATCAAGGAGAGCCGCTACCTGGAGCACGGTGAGTACGACGGCAACCTTTATGGCACCAAGATCGACTCCATCCATGAAGTAGTGGAATCAGGCCGGACCTGCATCCTGGACGTCAATCCTCAG GCCCTGAAATTGTTGAAGACTGCTGAGTTTATGCCATTTGTGGTGTTCATTGCTGCTCCTGAGCTGGACACACTAAGAGCTATGCACAAAGCTGTGATTGATGCTGGACTTAGTACCAAACTACTCACA GAGAACGATTTAAAGAAGACGGTGGATGAGAGTGCCAGGATCCGCCGTGCGTACAGCCACTACTTTGACCTCACTATTGTCAATGACAATCTAGACAAGGCCTTTGACACactgcaggaggaggtggagcgaTTATTTGTAGAGCCACAGTGGGTTCCAGTCAGCTGGGTCTACTGA
- the LOC132983904 gene encoding gasdermin-E-like, with the protein MFATAARNFVEEVDHGGLLIPVSSLNDTINLLTVVVKRKRFWMWQRPKYIPTDFNLNDLLTEGTPITPVVIETDFIKYNGTFGDNIQGSLDANILDGHSLKLEGKDSSKLQSSFGSLKKEEVDVQKLLRDSRDRLLDMSHSLVHQTMEKRRQVFGVVKERISTTQPCSVIEEVQQGGQCGAGLSFCGPMSPKVSLKENGSLSKDSNITMEIPIHTTIAYAQIELEIRHDGHFELCLMSDTKGGFEVDGLAGGAQLLGSEVPLSPSENNHLREELERLSDHFSLLSALPALTRSSLLQHFRKVMEHKEAVSSLQRVLEQKCKDERPALDETTASESYNQNIQAILDLLEQPESAQANPPTSVLSALHLITSAIDEMSHECHAILGMCCSVTWLPALERLVHCVSGNGELPLSNADAAALTDDIYEKTSYLFASSDVSLKRDGDKMKTEIHQQPGHRPLVLCIAIKGLASLAKEG; encoded by the exons ATGTTTGCCACAGCTGCTCGAAACTTTGTGGAGGAGGTGGATCATGGAGGTTTGCTGATCCCGGTGTCCTCCCTGAATGACACTATTAATCTTCTGACAGTGGTGGTGAAGCGCAAGCGTTTCTGGATGTGGCAGAGGCCCAAGTATATCCCCACGGATTTCAACCTCAATGATCTACTTACAGAAGGCACACCTATAACACCTG ttgtcatagagacagacTTCATCAAATACAACGGGACATTTGGTGATAACATTCAGGGGTCCTTGGATGCAAACATTTTGGATGGCCACAGTTTGAAACTGGAGGGTAAAGACTCTTCAAAACTCCAGTCATCCTTTGGCAGCttgaagaaagaggaagtggaCGTTCAGAAACTGCTGCGAGACTCCAGAGACAG GCTCTTGGACATGTCCCATAGTCTGGTACATCAGACGATGGAGAAGCGCAGGCAGGTGTTTGGAGTTGTAAAGGAGCGTATTTCCACCACCCAGCCTTGCTCGGTCATAGAGGAGGTGCAGCAGGGGGGGCAGTGTGGAGCAGGACTGAGCTTCTGTGGGCCCATGAGCCCAAAG GTTTCATTGAAGGAGAATGGGAGCTTGAGTAAAGACAGTAACATTACCATGGAGATTCCCATCCATACCACCATCGCCTATGCCCAAATAGAGCTAGAAATCAGACATGATGGACACTTTG AGCTGTGTCTGATGTCGGACACCAAAGGAGGTTTTGAAGTGGATGGCCTTGCTGGAGGAGCACAGTTGCTTGGTTCAGAAGTTCCTTTGAGCCCGTCGGAAAATAACCACCTTAGAGAAG AGCTGGAGCGACTGAGCGATCATTTCAGCCTTCTATCTGCTCTCCCGGCCCTCACAAGGTCCTCTCTGCTCCAGCACTTCCGTAAAGTCATGGAACACAAAGAGGCTGTCAGTTCACTTCAGCGTGTG CTGGAACAGAAGTGCAAGGATGAGAGACCTGCCCTGGATGAGACTACAGCCTCAGAATCATATAACCAGAACATCCAAGCAATCTTGGACCTTTTGGAGCAGCCAGAGTCAGCTCAGGCAAACCCACCCACATCTGTCCTCAGTGCCCTTCACCTCATTACCAGCGCCATTGATG AGATGTCACATGAATGCCATGCTATCTTGGGGATGTGCTGCAGTGTCACATGGTTACCGGCTCTGGAGCGACTG GTACACTGTGTATCAGGGAATGGAGAGTTACCTTTGAGCAACGCAGATGCAGCTGCACTAACAGACGACATCTATGAAAAGACTAGTTATCTATTTGCCTCCTCTGACGTTTCCCTGAAGAGAGATGGGGACAAGATGAAGACAGAAATACACCAACAGCCAGGACACCGCCCTCTGGTTCTGTGTATTGCTATTAAAGGTCTTGCATCGTTGGCCAAGGAAGGTTGA
- the LOC132983905 gene encoding peptide YY-like: protein MTFSSSSVMLLSIVALCLLACIHSGINAYPAKPAGPREGAPPEELAKYYSALRHYINLITRQRYGKRNTPDTVFSDVLMRESTESIPGSAYARYDERPLW, encoded by the exons ATGAC GTTTTCCTCGAGCTCTGTGATGTTGCTGAGTATTGTGGCTCTCTGCCTGCTGGCTTGTATTCACTCTGGGATAAATGCATATCCAGCCAAGCCTGCTGGTCCCCGGGAAGGTGCACCACCTGAGGAACTCGCCAAATATTATTCTGCACTAAGGCACTACATCAACCTCATTACAAGacagag GTATGGGAAAAGAAACACCCCAGATACTGTGTTTTCAGATGTGTTGATGAGAGAGAGCACCGAGAGTATCCCAGGATCAGCCTATGCCag GTATGACGAACGGCCCCTGTGGTGA
- the malsu1 gene encoding mitochondrial assembly of ribosomal large subunit protein 1 → MSILNHSKKLMLSAFKGNAVLAHTVVCRSFSSVHKARYNSLSVPRRDTPYLSSRWLYVFNKHLDTERLYSEMCSENSSVKSTVVLQEESAELERDHRQKSPETFSLDVLVSLLRQENAVDICVIKVPEEIKYTENFIVVSGVSSRHLRAMALYAIKVYKFLRKEGEPNVKIEGKKADDWICIDFGNMVCHFMLPESREVYELEKLWTLRNFDEQLKSIPAETLPEDFIYDPEVTK, encoded by the exons ATGAGTATTCTCAATCACTCAAAGAAACTAATGCTTTCTGCTTTTAAAGGTAACGCTGTGTTGGCGCACACCGTTGTTTGTAGAAGTTTCAGTTCGGTCCACAAAGCTCGTTATAACAGTCTGAGTGTACCTCGACGTGATACACCATATTTATCCTCACGTTGGCTTTATGTTTTCAACAAACACCTGGACACAGAAAGATTGTACTCAGAAATGTGTAGTGAAAACAGTTCAGTTAAGAGCACTGTTGTCTTACAAGAGGAGTCAGCTGAGTTAGAAAGGGACCACAGACAAA AATCTCCCGAGACTTTCTCGCTTGATGTTCTGGTGTCCCTACTTCGTCAGGAAAATGCAGTGGACATCTGTGTGATTAAAGTACCTGAGGAGATCAAATACACAGAGAACTTTATTGTTGTCAGCGGTGTATCATCAAGACACCTCCGTGCGATGGCACTTTATGCCATTAAAGTG TACAAGTTTCTGAGGAAAGAAGGGGAACCAAATGTGAAGATTGAAGGAAAGAAAGCAGACGACTGGATTTGTATTGACTTTG GGAACATGGTCTGTCACTTCATGCTACCAGAGAGCAGAGAAGTGTACGAGTTGGAGAAACTCTGGACTCTCCGCAACTTTGACGAGCAGCTGAAGAGCATCCCCGCGGAGACTCTACCAGAGGACTTCATTTATGATCCTGAAGTCACAAAGTGA
- the LOC132983916 gene encoding ictacalcin-like, whose translation MSHHFDTMSELLQAMNLLKKVFDKYAGKDGDCKSLSKGELGDLLSNELCGGKAMKEKDVERFFADLNNDKDAVIDFQEYVTFVAALTALCNEHA comes from the exons ATGTCACATCATTTTG ACACCATGTCAGAACTCCTGCAGGCCATGAATCTCCTTAAGAAAGTCTTTGACAAGTACGCTGGAAAAGACGGAGACTGTAAAAGTCTGAGCAAGGGAGAGCTTGGAGATCTGCTCAGCAATGAGCTGTGTGGAGGAAAA gcaatgaaagaaaaagatgtgGAGCGTTTCTTTGCAGACCTGAATAATGACAAGGACGCTGTTATTGATTTCcaagaatatgtcacctttgtTGCAGCCCTTACTGCGTTGTGCAATGAACATGCCTGA
- the LOC132983903 gene encoding protein PALS2-like isoform X2: protein MQQVLDNLKDLPPGTGAKDIDLIFLRGIMESPIVRSLAKAHERLEEVKLQAVRDDNIQLVTEILDSLNDLPQKDAASAELAKILQEPHFKSLIEAHDKVAAKCFEMPHTAVNSDAMLKSSLMPADAVRMIGIQKKAGEPLGVTFRVEQGEMVIARILHGSSIDRQGMLHTGDIIREVNGREVGSNPNELQELLRDCSGSVTLKVLPSYRDTPAPPRIYLKPHFNYNPATDNLIPCKDAGLAFSKGEILHVVNKEDPNWWQACKVVGGATGLIPSQFLEEKRKAFVRRDLDTSDTGMLCGTRTAKKKKKKMMYLTSKNAEFDRYELQIYEEVAKMPPFQRKTLILIGAQGVGRRSLKNRLIVLIPLRYGTTVPFTSRPPREEERDGQNYCFVKREVMENDIKESRYLEHGEYDGNLYGTKIDSIHEVVESGRTCILDVNPQALKLLKTAEFMPFVVFIAAPELDTLRAMHKAVIDAGLSTKLLTENDLKKTVDESARIRRAYSHYFDLTIVNDNLDKAFDTLQEEVERLFVEPQWVPVSWVY, encoded by the exons ATGCAGCAAGTACTTGACAACCTGAAGGACTTGCCACCAGGCACAGGAGCAAAAGATATTGACCTCATCTTCCTCAGAGGCATCATGGAGAGCCCTATCGTCCGCTCCCTCGCCAAG gCCCATGAGCGTCTTGAAGAAGTGAAGTTGCAGGCTGTGCGGGATGACAACATTCAGCTAGTCACAGAAATCCTGGATTCCCTCAATGACCTGCCTCAAAAGGATGCTGCCTCTGCAGAGCTTGCCAAAATCCTCCAGGAGCCTCACTTTAAG tcTTTGATAGAAGCTCATGACAAAGTGGCAGCAAAGTGCTTTGAAATGCCCCACACTGCGGTCAACAGTGATGCCATGTTGAAGAGTTCTCTCATGCCAGCTGATGCTGTCAGGATGATTGGCATCCAGAAGAAAGCTGGGGAACCTCTG GGGGTGACGTTCCGTGTGGAGCAGGGAGAGATGGTGATTGCACGGATCCTGCACGGCAGCTCAATTGACAGGCAGGGCATGCTGCACACAGGGGACATAATCCGCGAGGTGAATGGTCGGGAGGTCGGTAGCAACCCCAATGAACTCCAGGAACTGCTGAGGGACTGCAGCGGGAGCGTCACACTCAAGGTCCTGCCAAGCTATAGGGACACACCGGCACCTCCACGG ATTTATCTGAAGCCGCACTTCAACTATAATCCAGCCACAGACAACTTGATCCCCTGTAAAGACGCAGGCCTGGCCTTTTCCAAGGGAGAAATCCTTCATGTGGTCAACAAGGAGGACCCCAACTGGTGGCAG GCATGCAAAGTTGTTGGTGGAGCCACAGGTCTCATCCCCAGCCAGTTcttggaggagaagaggaaagctTTTGTTAGAAGAGACTTGGATACTTCTGATACAG ggATGCTCTGTGGAACTCGAACTgcgaagaaaaagaagaaaaaaatgatgtacCTCACTTCCAAGAATGCAG AATTTGACCGTTATGAGCTGCAGATCTATGAGGAGGTAGCTAAGATGCCGCCTTTTCAGAGGAAAACGCTGATTCTGATTGGAGCTCAGGGAGTTGGGAGGCGAAGCCTGAAGAACAGACTCATTGTCTTGATCCCTCTGCGATACGGAACCACTGTaccct TCACGTCACGCCCTCcaagggaagaggagagagacggaCAGAACTACTGCTTTGTGAAGCGGGAAGTGATGGAGAATGACATCAAGGAGAGCCGCTACCTGGAGCACGGTGAGTACGACGGCAACCTTTATGGCACCAAGATCGACTCCATCCATGAAGTAGTGGAATCAGGCCGGACCTGCATCCTGGACGTCAATCCTCAG GCCCTGAAATTGTTGAAGACTGCTGAGTTTATGCCATTTGTGGTGTTCATTGCTGCTCCTGAGCTGGACACACTAAGAGCTATGCACAAAGCTGTGATTGATGCTGGACTTAGTACCAAACTACTCACA GAGAACGATTTAAAGAAGACGGTGGATGAGAGTGCCAGGATCCGCCGTGCGTACAGCCACTACTTTGACCTCACTATTGTCAATGACAATCTAGACAAGGCCTTTGACACactgcaggaggaggtggagcgaTTATTTGTAGAGCCACAGTGGGTTCCAGTCAGCTGGGTCTACTGA